In a genomic window of Caloenas nicobarica isolate bCalNic1 chromosome 1, bCalNic1.hap1, whole genome shotgun sequence:
- the TSC22D1 gene encoding TSC22 domain family protein 1 isoform X5: MNAQCCRPVAMDLGVYQLRHFSISFLSSLLGTDNSSLRLDSSSSGASVVAIDNKIEQAMDLVKSHLMYAVREEVEVLKEQIKELIEKNSQLEQENTLLKTLASPEQLAQFQAQLQTGSPPSSSQSQGTTQQPAQPASQGSGPSA, translated from the exons ATGAATGCCCAATGTTGTAGACCAGTGGCAATGGATCTAGGAGTTTATCAACTAAGACACTTCTCGATTTCTTTCTTATCGTCCTTGCTGGGCACCGACAACTCGTCCCTGAGGCTCGACAGTAG CTCCTCTGGTGCAAGCGTGGTAGCTATCGACAACAAAATCGAGCAAGCGATG gaTCTGGTAAAGAGTCACTTGATGTACGCGGTaagggaggaggtggaggtCCTCAAAGAGCAAATCAAAGAGCTGATAGAGAAGAACTCGCAGCTAGAACAAGAAAACACTCTGCTAAAAACACTTGCCAGCCCGGAACAGCTCGCCCAGTTCCAAGCACAGCTGCAGACTGGTTCCCCGCCTTCCTCTTCCCAGTCACAAGGGACAACGCAGCAGCCTGCTCAGCCGGCATCACAGGGGTCAGGGCCCTCAGCGTAG
- the TSC22D1 gene encoding TSC22 domain family protein 1 isoform X6, which translates to MDLVKSHLMYAVREEVEVLKEQIKELIEKNSQLEQENTLLKTLASPEQLAQFQAQLQTGSPPSSSQSQGTTQQPAQPASQGSGPSA; encoded by the exons ATG gaTCTGGTAAAGAGTCACTTGATGTACGCGGTaagggaggaggtggaggtCCTCAAAGAGCAAATCAAAGAGCTGATAGAGAAGAACTCGCAGCTAGAACAAGAAAACACTCTGCTAAAAACACTTGCCAGCCCGGAACAGCTCGCCCAGTTCCAAGCACAGCTGCAGACTGGTTCCCCGCCTTCCTCTTCCCAGTCACAAGGGACAACGCAGCAGCCTGCTCAGCCGGCATCACAGGGGTCAGGGCCCTCAGCGTAG